Proteins from a single region of Companilactobacillus farciminis KCTC 3681 = DSM 20184:
- a CDS encoding PTS mannose/fructose/sorbose/N-acetylgalactosamine transporter subunit IIC encodes MEFSIVQILLLTAYSMYNIYDELQMNSSLSQPVWAGMISGLIMGDMKTGLIIGAALQLTVLGVGTFGGASKIDANSGTVLATAFSIGTGMKAATAIAAIGVPVAALLTSFDILARFANTYFQHKVDKDIENFNYKGIERHSIMGVLPWTLSRGIPVFLALALGQGVVKTMVTYLNGDLQWLNTGLQTAGATLPAVGFAILLHYLPVKKHIAYLILGFTITALLSTLFTSVQTLGTGLGAASKAFTTTFNSLPMLAIALIGGAFAILEYKRSMAKLNSAPAAGSNNSSDDEDEEDEIEDANGEVSGDEEE; translated from the coding sequence CAACATTTATGATGAATTGCAAATGAACTCATCATTAAGTCAACCCGTTTGGGCCGGTATGATTTCTGGTCTTATCATGGGTGATATGAAGACCGGACTAATTATTGGTGCCGCTCTTCAACTAACAGTTCTAGGTGTTGGTACTTTCGGTGGTGCTTCAAAGATCGATGCCAACTCAGGTACTGTTTTGGCTACAGCCTTTTCAATCGGTACTGGTATGAAAGCTGCTACAGCTATCGCCGCTATCGGTGTTCCAGTTGCTGCCTTGTTAACATCATTTGATATCCTAGCAAGATTTGCTAATACTTATTTCCAACACAAAGTTGATAAAGATATCGAAAACTTCAACTACAAGGGTATTGAAAGACACTCAATCATGGGTGTACTTCCATGGACATTATCACGTGGTATCCCTGTATTCCTAGCTTTGGCTCTAGGTCAAGGTGTTGTTAAGACAATGGTTACATATCTAAACGGAGATCTACAATGGTTGAACACAGGTCTACAAACAGCCGGTGCTACACTTCCAGCCGTTGGTTTTGCTATTTTGCTTCACTACCTACCAGTTAAGAAGCACATTGCATACTTGATCCTTGGTTTCACAATTACAGCTCTACTTTCAACATTGTTCACAAGCGTTCAAACACTTGGTACAGGTCTTGGTGCTGCAAGCAAAGCCTTTACAACAACATTCAATTCTCTACCAATGTTAGCTATTGCCTTAATCGGTGGTGCATTTGCCATTCTTGAATACAAGAGATCAATGGCTAAATTAAATTCTGCTCCAGCCGCAGGATCAAACAATAGTTCTGACGATGAGGACGAAGAAGACGAAATCGAAGATGCTAATGGGGAGGTTTCCGGTGATGAAGAAGAATAA
- a CDS encoding glycosyltransferase family 2 protein has protein sequence MTAYNVADYISSSIDSVIAQTNRNFDLIIVDDCSTDQTQKIIRSYAQKYDWISVICHAQNFGVSTARNTGLKNADGEFITFIDGDDWVEPDYVEHFLEVFSDQDVDMVTCGFFNETESGKVKNKFTKRQISVVGREEVTKLIIKMTGTVMGYTWNKAYVRSTIEEHKLMFQTDLDLMEDQVFNVEYAAHARKFYLDNLPLYHYISRKESITNRFAMENVRDIGVARMKVYKTIRESTRNEKKQI, from the coding sequence ATGACAGCTTATAATGTAGCTGATTATATTTCTAGCTCGATCGATTCAGTGATTGCTCAAACTAATCGAAATTTTGATTTAATTATTGTGGACGATTGCTCTACAGATCAAACTCAAAAGATAATCCGTTCTTATGCTCAAAAATATGATTGGATTTCTGTTATTTGCCACGCTCAAAATTTTGGCGTTTCAACGGCTAGAAATACTGGCTTGAAAAACGCTGATGGCGAATTTATTACTTTTATCGATGGCGATGATTGGGTCGAACCTGATTATGTCGAGCATTTTTTAGAAGTTTTTTCGGATCAAGATGTCGATATGGTAACTTGTGGATTCTTCAATGAGACGGAAAGCGGCAAAGTTAAAAATAAATTTACTAAGCGTCAAATTAGTGTTGTTGGTCGTGAAGAAGTCACAAAGCTTATTATCAAGATGACCGGTACAGTCATGGGCTACACGTGGAACAAGGCTTACGTCCGCTCAACCATTGAAGAACACAAGCTGATGTTTCAGACGGATTTAGATTTGATGGAAGATCAAGTCTTCAATGTCGAATATGCCGCCCACGCTAGAAAGTTCTATCTTGATAATTTGCCACTGTACCATTACATTTCTCGTAAAGAGAGCATTACTAATCGTTTTGCGATGGAAAATGTCAGAGACATCGGTGTTGCTAGAATGAAAGTTTATAAAACCATTCGAGAAAGCACTCGAAATGAGAAAAAACAGATTTAA
- a CDS encoding PTS system mannose/fructose/sorbose family transporter subunit IID, producing MKKNNGYELTKADFKQINKRSLFGFQMGWNYERMQGSGYLYTILPQLRKIYGDGTPELKEAMKTHNQFFNTSNFFNTIITGIDLAVEGKEGVDSLDTVAGIKTGLMGPFAAIGDSLFAALVPTIMGAIAATMAAQGNPIGLFLWLAVNIAIMVFRWKQLHFAYKTGTKLVSEMQGQLNALTDAATLLGVFIVGALIASMINIQVPLVAHLGKVSLSVQSNIDMILPRLVPAAVVGLVYWLLGKKGMTSTKVIFIVIIFAVALSAIGVLGKI from the coding sequence ATGAAGAAGAATAACGGATATGAATTAACTAAAGCAGATTTTAAACAAATCAATAAGCGTAGTTTGTTCGGTTTCCAAATGGGATGGAACTACGAAAGAATGCAAGGTTCAGGTTATTTATACACGATCTTGCCACAACTAAGAAAAATTTATGGTGACGGTACTCCAGAGCTAAAAGAAGCTATGAAGACTCACAACCAATTCTTTAACACAAGTAACTTCTTTAACACAATTATTACTGGTATCGACTTGGCCGTTGAAGGTAAGGAAGGTGTTGACTCACTAGACACTGTTGCCGGTATTAAGACAGGTCTTATGGGACCATTCGCTGCTATCGGTGATTCACTTTTCGCCGCTTTAGTTCCAACTATCATGGGTGCTATTGCTGCTACAATGGCTGCTCAAGGTAACCCAATCGGTTTGTTCCTATGGTTAGCAGTAAATATTGCTATCATGGTCTTCCGTTGGAAACAACTTCACTTTGCTTACAAGACAGGTACAAAACTTGTTTCTGAAATGCAAGGTCAACTAAATGCTTTAACAGATGCTGCTACATTGCTAGGTGTCTTCATTGTTGGTGCTTTGATTGCAAGTATGATCAACATCCAAGTTCCACTAGTTGCTCACTTGGGTAAAGTTTCATTGAGTGTTCAAAGCAACATTGATATGATTCTTCCACGTCTTGTTCCAGCTGCAGTCGTAGGTCTTGTTTACTGGTTACTAGGTAAGAAGGGTATGACTTCTACAAAGGTTATCTTTATCGTTATTATCTTCGCAGTTGCACTTTCAGCAATCGGCGTACTTGGTAAAATCTAG
- the nagA gene encoding N-acetylglucosamine-6-phosphate deacetylase translates to MTYYIHAKKFFLHNTTEHGGYLEITDDGKFGKYFTEEDGKPAGKVVDYSDKFIAPGLVDTHIHGTCGHDVMDNDFEGINEMSEGLLKTGVTSWLPTTLTASHEEFLNVCKTIGDNYQKATGAKIQGIHLEGPFYTEEHKGAQNPKYFRDPSVEEFNDWQDAAHGIIKKISIAAERDGALDFIKEVTANDVAVAIGHTNATFAQVKKAVEAGASVFTHAFNGMRGFTHREPGVAGAAMGLDGIYDELICDGHHVHPFSVKMLINAQTPDHVTLITDCMRAGLMPEGDYVLGELPVIVENGTARLKDESHNLAGSILQLKQGVKNVVDWDIATPAQAVKMGSYVPAKSTYIDDKCGIIAQGRDADFIVLDEDMELSETYLDGVSRYQR, encoded by the coding sequence ATGACGTACTATATTCATGCTAAGAAATTCTTTTTACACAATACTACTGAACACGGTGGTTATCTAGAAATCACTGACGACGGTAAGTTTGGTAAATACTTCACTGAAGAAGATGGAAAGCCAGCAGGCAAAGTTGTCGATTACTCAGATAAATTCATCGCCCCAGGTCTAGTCGACACACATATTCACGGAACTTGTGGTCATGATGTTATGGATAATGACTTTGAAGGTATCAACGAAATGTCAGAAGGTTTACTTAAGACAGGTGTTACTTCATGGTTGCCAACAACATTGACAGCTTCACACGAAGAGTTCTTGAACGTATGTAAAACAATTGGTGACAATTACCAAAAAGCTACTGGTGCTAAGATTCAAGGTATTCATCTTGAAGGTCCATTTTATACAGAAGAACATAAAGGTGCTCAAAATCCTAAGTACTTTAGAGATCCAAGTGTTGAAGAATTCAATGATTGGCAAGATGCTGCTCATGGAATCATCAAGAAGATCTCGATTGCTGCCGAACGTGATGGCGCACTTGATTTTATTAAAGAAGTTACAGCTAACGATGTAGCGGTTGCTATTGGTCATACGAATGCAACTTTTGCTCAAGTTAAAAAAGCTGTTGAAGCTGGAGCTAGCGTCTTTACACATGCCTTTAATGGTATGAGAGGTTTCACACATCGTGAACCAGGAGTTGCTGGTGCAGCTATGGGTTTGGATGGAATTTATGATGAGTTGATCTGTGATGGTCACCACGTTCATCCATTCTCTGTTAAGATGTTGATCAACGCTCAAACACCTGACCACGTTACTTTGATTACAGATTGTATGAGAGCCGGTTTGATGCCAGAAGGTGATTATGTTTTAGGTGAATTGCCAGTTATCGTTGAAAACGGTACAGCTAGACTTAAAGACGAATCACACAATTTAGCCGGAAGTATTTTGCAATTGAAACAAGGCGTTAAAAACGTTGTTGACTGGGATATTGCAACACCAGCTCAAGCAGTCAAGATGGGTAGTTATGTACCAGCTAAGAGTACTTATATTGATGACAAATGTGGTATTATCGCACAAGGCCGTGACGCAGACTTTATCGTATTAGATGAAGACATGGAATTGAGCGAAACATATTTGGACGGAGTAAGCCGTTACCAAAGATAG
- a CDS encoding SIS domain-containing protein, whose amino-acid sequence MFTKTDQELEKMGAKITTREIQQQPDLWKEAFQNYTNKKSEIDSFLKQITDKFADQKIRVIFTGAGTSAYVGDTLRPYLNRVGDTSRFVFESIPTTDIVSAPLDNLRSEDPTILVSFARSGNSPESVATVELAEKLIKNLYQITITCAPEGHLAKKAENEDANLLLLQPALSNDKGFAMTGSFSCMTLTAALIFDTNAEDKKSSWVDTMIKMGQEVISREDEIQAYADLDYDRITYLGSGSLSGLTREAQLKVLELTAGALTTIFDSSMGFRHGPKSYVNGKTIVFDFLSNDKYTRQYDVDILEEIKGDEICEKVVGVGTSDDNDFSGDNFFIKAGDKDLPELYQALPDVVFAQTFALMNSIKVNNTPDTPSASGTVNRVVKGVTIHDYE is encoded by the coding sequence ATGTTTACTAAAACAGATCAAGAACTAGAAAAAATGGGTGCTAAAATTACAACCCGTGAAATTCAACAACAACCAGACTTATGGAAAGAGGCTTTCCAAAACTACACTAATAAAAAATCAGAAATAGATAGCTTTTTAAAGCAAATCACAGACAAGTTTGCTGACCAAAAGATTAGAGTTATCTTCACTGGTGCTGGTACTTCAGCTTATGTAGGCGATACCTTAAGACCATATTTGAATCGTGTTGGCGATACATCACGTTTTGTCTTCGAAAGCATTCCCACAACTGATATTGTATCTGCTCCTTTAGATAATCTAAGAAGTGAAGATCCAACTATCTTAGTATCATTTGCTAGAAGTGGTAACTCACCAGAAAGTGTTGCTACAGTAGAACTAGCTGAAAAGCTCATTAAGAATTTGTATCAAATCACTATCACTTGTGCTCCAGAAGGACATCTAGCTAAGAAGGCTGAAAACGAAGACGCCAACTTGCTACTTCTTCAACCAGCACTTTCAAATGATAAGGGATTCGCCATGACCGGAAGCTTCTCTTGCATGACTTTAACAGCTGCATTGATTTTTGATACGAATGCTGAAGACAAGAAATCTTCTTGGGTTGATACGATGATCAAGATGGGTCAAGAAGTCATCAGCCGTGAAGATGAAATTCAAGCCTATGCTGACTTAGACTACGATCGTATTACTTACCTTGGTAGTGGTTCACTTTCAGGACTTACTCGTGAAGCCCAATTGAAAGTTCTCGAACTAACTGCTGGTGCTTTGACAACAATCTTTGATTCATCAATGGGATTCCGTCATGGTCCAAAGTCATATGTTAACGGCAAAACAATTGTCTTTGATTTCTTAAGCAACGATAAATACACTCGTCAATACGATGTAGATATCTTGGAAGAAATCAAAGGTGATGAAATTTGCGAAAAAGTTGTTGGTGTCGGAACTTCTGATGACAACGACTTCTCAGGCGACAACTTCTTCATTAAGGCTGGAGACAAAGATCTTCCAGAACTTTACCAAGCATTGCCTGACGTAGTATTTGCTCAAACATTTGCATTGATGAACTCAATCAAGGTTAATAACACTCCTGATACACCATCAGCTAGTGGTACTGTTAACCGTGTTGTTAAAGGTGTAACGATTCACGATTACGAATAA
- the nagA gene encoding N-acetylglucosamine-6-phosphate deacetylase, with amino-acid sequence MSYYIHAKKFFLKNTTENGGYLEVTDDGKFGKFIPADGNKPEGKIVDYSDKFIAPGLVDTHIHGLVGHDVMDDDFDKLNEMSEGLLKAGVTSWLPTTLTASHDQLLSICHTIGDNYKKITGAKVQGIHFEGPFYTEKHKGAQNPKYFRDPDVDEFNDWQDAAQGMIKKISIAPERKGAAEFTKAVASDNVAVYLGHSDATFEQAKACVEAGATGFTHTYNGMSGLNHRVPGMVGAALSMHLVDDELICDGHHVNPYAARIVIEKKGAEHVALITDCMRAGLMPDGDYVLGELPVVVANGTARLKAEPHSLAGSILMLNEAIKNVVDWNIATDEEAIEMASYTAAKSSKVLDKCGIIADGRDADFIVLNNDMSLSETYLDGVSRYQA; translated from the coding sequence ATGTCATATTATATTCATGCTAAGAAATTCTTTTTAAAGAACACAACTGAAAATGGGGGTTATCTAGAAGTTACTGACGATGGTAAATTTGGTAAATTTATTCCAGCTGACGGTAACAAACCAGAAGGTAAAATTGTTGATTATTCAGACAAATTTATCGCTCCTGGACTTGTAGATACTCACATTCATGGTCTTGTAGGTCATGATGTTATGGATGATGATTTTGACAAGTTGAACGAAATGTCAGAAGGTCTACTAAAAGCTGGTGTTACTTCATGGTTGCCAACAACTTTGACGGCTTCACACGACCAACTTTTGAGTATTTGCCACACAATTGGTGATAATTACAAGAAGATTACTGGTGCTAAAGTTCAAGGAATCCACTTTGAAGGACCTTTCTACACAGAAAAACACAAAGGTGCTCAAAATCCTAAATACTTCAGAGATCCAGACGTTGATGAATTTAATGACTGGCAAGATGCTGCTCAAGGCATGATTAAGAAGATTTCAATCGCTCCTGAAAGAAAAGGTGCCGCAGAATTTACAAAAGCTGTTGCTTCTGACAACGTTGCCGTTTACTTAGGTCACAGTGATGCTACATTCGAACAAGCTAAGGCCTGTGTTGAAGCTGGAGCTACTGGATTTACACACACATACAATGGTATGAGTGGTTTGAACCACAGAGTTCCTGGTATGGTTGGTGCAGCTCTTTCAATGCACTTAGTAGATGATGAATTGATTTGTGACGGACACCACGTAAATCCTTATGCCGCAAGAATCGTAATCGAAAAGAAAGGTGCCGAACACGTTGCTTTGATCACTGATTGTATGCGTGCTGGTTTGATGCCAGATGGTGACTACGTACTAGGTGAATTACCTGTTGTTGTTGCTAACGGAACTGCTAGATTAAAGGCAGAACCACACAGTTTGGCTGGTTCAATTCTTATGCTAAATGAAGCTATCAAGAATGTTGTCGACTGGAACATTGCTACAGATGAAGAAGCTATCGAAATGGCTAGTTACACAGCAGCTAAGAGTTCAAAAGTTCTTGATAAATGTGGTATCATTGCTGACGGCCGTGACGCTGACTTTATCGTTTTGAATAATGACATGAGCCTATCAGAAACATACCTTGATGGTGTTTCACGTTACCAAGCTTAA
- a CDS encoding tyrosine-protein phosphatase translates to MKRILNLEGAINLRELGGYPTNNGTTIKYHKLLRSGDISNLTGKSLSYLKNYGLRYVVDFRSNSEQQTWADTTSDFYKIYSDPVYPLKGNGDKLAMMINRNGYSYLGMIYQSVVLDKHGQQAYKILFDLMLHNDQPKQSLLFHCAAGKDRTGIGALLVLKALGVDEETITKDYLLTNLMYDDIDTIENTLNDENGNQDINKMNMTKADLASITSVFRAIEHYYGTFDNYLDKALDIDAAKLKQLKSIYTE, encoded by the coding sequence ATGAAACGTATATTAAATCTCGAAGGTGCAATAAATTTACGTGAACTAGGTGGATATCCCACAAACAATGGAACAACAATTAAATATCATAAACTCTTACGTTCAGGGGATATAAGTAATCTAACAGGAAAATCTTTAAGTTACCTTAAAAATTACGGATTACGGTACGTCGTCGATTTCCGTTCCAACAGCGAACAACAAACTTGGGCCGACACGACTTCTGATTTTTATAAAATTTATTCCGACCCTGTCTATCCGCTTAAGGGTAACGGCGACAAATTAGCCATGATGATCAATCGCAACGGCTATTCTTATTTAGGCATGATTTATCAAAGCGTCGTCCTCGACAAACATGGTCAACAAGCTTACAAGATTTTATTTGATTTGATGTTGCACAACGACCAACCCAAACAATCCTTGCTCTTTCACTGTGCAGCTGGAAAAGACCGGACTGGAATCGGCGCCTTATTAGTTCTAAAAGCTCTTGGTGTAGACGAAGAGACGATTACAAAAGATTATTTGCTAACTAACTTGATGTACGATGACATCGATACAATTGAAAATACTCTAAATGATGAAAACGGCAATCAAGATATCAACAAGATGAACATGACTAAAGCTGATTTGGCTAGTATCACTTCTGTCTTTCGTGCTATCGAACATTATTATGGGACTTTTGACAACTACTTAGACAAGGCTTTAGACATCGACGCCGCTAAATTAAAGCAATTAAAATCCATTTATACCGAATAA
- a CDS encoding zinc ribbon domain-containing protein produces the protein MFCPNCGHKVDPDQKFCDNCGYALKKKKTETTNQVKDDDTIRSLSDIENELNQEDKSEEEPETPLQQAPAQQKEYGSFDHPKVQRPDPEPEMKTYNKTSDSTSHPSSFAKSSADEPLDDKTQVYSKNDFNPISQKPYKKTQEHETDYHRFEDPIKDPIKDPFAPTENGKRAAEAKRKAEQTDPNDGFIHNMIKFAKNNAYISIFAVIITAILLVVKRNYGYIALAIVIILWFLLSQLRHGNEVGANKALKHETSFNKDSNKDTPDTTAQTTHETHHQKPKYDTAADRLKPNHKTTAQKTIIVASLIGFIASIGGPFLDGFSLSATITSAASRTSAYVAQPVWITNGVSAIRLICFLSPVIALIAACFRSRGTIRLVRLFTFLPSILYAALYVVINFGYVNSSMITGQVVASTGKSLGTSFYVLLITSVISLIMAYTLRPKVKM, from the coding sequence ATGTTTTGTCCAAATTGTGGTCATAAAGTCGATCCAGATCAAAAATTTTGTGATAATTGCGGCTACGCCCTAAAGAAGAAAAAAACTGAAACTACTAATCAAGTAAAAGATGATGACACCATTCGCTCATTGTCAGATATTGAAAATGAATTAAATCAAGAAGATAAATCAGAAGAAGAACCAGAAACTCCACTACAACAAGCTCCAGCTCAACAAAAAGAGTACGGTTCTTTCGACCATCCTAAAGTTCAACGTCCAGACCCTGAACCCGAAATGAAGACTTATAACAAGACTAGCGATAGTACTTCGCATCCATCTTCATTCGCCAAGTCTAGTGCCGACGAGCCTTTGGATGACAAAACTCAAGTCTATAGCAAGAATGATTTCAATCCCATCTCACAAAAGCCTTATAAAAAGACTCAAGAACATGAGACTGATTATCATCGTTTTGAAGACCCTATTAAAGATCCCATCAAGGATCCTTTTGCACCAACTGAAAACGGAAAACGTGCTGCTGAAGCTAAAAGAAAAGCTGAACAAACTGACCCTAACGATGGTTTTATCCACAACATGATCAAGTTTGCCAAAAACAATGCTTACATTAGTATCTTTGCAGTTATCATCACGGCTATTTTATTAGTTGTTAAGAGAAATTATGGATATATTGCTTTAGCTATCGTCATTATTTTGTGGTTCTTACTTTCACAACTTCGTCACGGTAATGAAGTCGGCGCTAATAAAGCTCTCAAACACGAGACTTCTTTTAACAAAGATTCCAATAAAGATACTCCTGACACAACTGCTCAAACAACACACGAAACTCATCACCAAAAGCCTAAATATGATACAGCGGCTGACCGTCTCAAGCCAAATCACAAGACAACTGCTCAAAAGACTATCATTGTAGCATCATTGATTGGCTTCATCGCTTCAATCGGTGGACCTTTCCTAGATGGCTTCTCACTTTCAGCAACCATTACTAGTGCTGCCAGCCGAACTAGTGCCTACGTTGCTCAACCTGTTTGGATCACTAACGGTGTGTCTGCTATTCGTTTAATCTGTTTCTTATCACCAGTTATCGCTCTGATTGCTGCTTGTTTCAGATCACGTGGAACGATTCGTTTGGTTAGATTATTTACCTTCTTGCCTTCAATCCTCTACGCTGCTTTATACGTGGTAATTAACTTCGGTTACGTCAATTCATCAATGATTACTGGTCAAGTAGTCGCATCTACTGGTAAATCATTAGGAACTAGTTTTTACGTTCTCTTGATTACTTCAGTTATTTCATTGATCATGGCTTACACTTTACGTCCAAAAGTAAAAATGTAA
- a CDS encoding PTS sugar transporter subunit IIA produces MALILMSHGNMAIETLKSAELIIGELPETVALGLQKSDGPETLKAKVETEIKKYYGKEPVFLIVDLLGGTPGNVAVNLTQDYPEMHVISGLNLPMVINYANQKFIGQDIEVNDIMKEGKDGIVDVNAFINAESDEDDEDE; encoded by the coding sequence ATGGCATTAATCTTGATGAGTCATGGAAACATGGCAATTGAAACTTTAAAATCAGCAGAATTAATTATTGGTGAACTACCTGAAACAGTAGCTTTGGGACTTCAAAAATCTGACGGACCTGAAACTCTAAAAGCTAAGGTAGAAACTGAAATCAAAAAGTATTATGGCAAGGAACCAGTCTTCTTGATCGTTGACTTATTAGGTGGAACTCCTGGTAACGTCGCTGTCAATTTGACTCAAGACTATCCTGAAATGCACGTTATTTCTGGTTTGAACCTACCAATGGTCATTAACTATGCTAATCAAAAGTTTATCGGACAAGACATTGAAGTTAACGACATTATGAAGGAAGGCAAAGACGGAATCGTCGATGTTAACGCCTTTATCAATGCTGAATCTGACGAGGATGATGAGGATGAATAA
- a CDS encoding glycerophosphodiester phosphodiesterase family protein: protein MSKKIVAHRGIPTLAPENTMASFNTVADCDVKWIETDLSITKDEQVFVIHDDKLDRTTNISGSIETVDSSEVKTADAGYWFAEKFRGEKVPTLDQLIDFLNIHKINANIELKGVVGDDANYLADKLVEKFAKALDRLDDQVELIISSFNPIMLEKMYQLKPDLKYAVLFSKATLGDDWNLVMQACHAKIVHPDSNGLTEAKVKKMKDYGYEINVWTVDDINRAQELLSWGVDGVITNIADRMLFLEK from the coding sequence ATGTCAAAAAAAATTGTTGCGCATAGAGGAATACCTACCTTAGCACCTGAGAATACCATGGCATCATTCAACACTGTTGCTGATTGTGATGTGAAGTGGATAGAAACTGATCTTAGTATTACCAAAGATGAACAAGTCTTTGTTATTCATGATGATAAGTTGGATCGAACAACTAACATATCTGGTTCAATCGAGACAGTCGACAGTTCTGAAGTGAAAACTGCTGATGCTGGTTATTGGTTTGCCGAGAAATTCCGTGGTGAAAAGGTACCAACCTTAGACCAACTAATCGACTTTCTTAATATCCATAAAATCAATGCTAATATCGAGTTAAAAGGTGTCGTTGGGGACGATGCCAATTATTTAGCTGATAAATTAGTCGAAAAATTTGCTAAAGCTTTAGATCGTTTGGATGACCAAGTGGAATTGATTATTTCTAGTTTCAATCCCATCATGTTGGAAAAAATGTATCAACTTAAACCAGATTTGAAGTATGCTGTTTTGTTCAGTAAAGCTACTTTAGGGGATGACTGGAATCTAGTTATGCAAGCTTGCCACGCTAAAATCGTTCATCCAGATAGTAATGGTTTGACCGAAGCTAAAGTTAAAAAAATGAAAGACTATGGTTATGAAATCAACGTTTGGACGGTTGACGATATCAATCGTGCTCAAGAATTATTGAGTTGGGGCGTTGATGGTGTAATTACTAATATTGCTGATAGAATGCTCTTCTTAGAAAAATAG